In Rattus rattus isolate New Zealand chromosome 3, Rrattus_CSIRO_v1, whole genome shotgun sequence, one genomic interval encodes:
- the LOC116897255 gene encoding 40S ribosomal protein S27-like: MDVKCPGCYKITTVFSHAQTVVLCVGCSTVLCQPTGGKARLTERCSFRRKQH, translated from the coding sequence ATGGATGTGAAATGCCCAGGATGCTATAAAATCACCACCGTCTTTAGCCATGCACAAACTGTAGTCTTGTGTGTTGGCTGCTCCACTGTACTCTGTCAGCCTACAGGTGGAAAAGCAAGGCTGACAGAAAGATGCTCCTTCAGGAGGAAGCAGCACTGA